Proteins co-encoded in one Xiphophorus hellerii strain 12219 chromosome 10, Xiphophorus_hellerii-4.1, whole genome shotgun sequence genomic window:
- the cybc1 gene encoding cytochrome b-245 chaperone 1 homolog has translation MGYMTVETNSPTLLHLKRSPGIRSWSLLVGIASAGLAAAYYSSDSVPWKLFYVAGCLFVALQNMEDWEEAVFDKTRKLVELKTVSLYALVLTMWRRGQERIVLDLTQLCDICVEEERVRYLGKGYHVMLRLAAGISYPLTQSATVGGRSDVEVVASLLKRFLRLDQTQQKQQDYEDYGEDDSTDSDNEAD, from the exons ATGGGCTACATGACAGTAGAGACAAACAGTCCCACTCTGCTCCACCTCAAGAGATCTCCTGGTATCCGCTCATGGTCTCTTCTCGTCG GTATAGCCTCTGCAGGGCTGGCGGCTGCGTACTACAGCTCGG ACAGCGTCCCGTGGAAGCTCTTCTACGTCGCAGGCTGCCTGTTTGTGGCCCTTCAGAACATGGAGGACTGGGAGGAGGCCGTGTTCGACAAGACCAGGAAACTGGTAGAGCTCAAGACCGTCAGCCTGTATGCTCTGGTGCTGACAATGTGGAGGAGAGGACAGGAGAGAA tcGTGCTGGACCTGACGCAGCTCTGTGACATTTGTGTCGAGGAGGAGAGGGTCCGATACTTGGGGAAGGGTTATCATGTGATGCTGAGGTTGGCAGCTGGCATCTCCTACCCCCTCACCCAGAGTGCCACCGTGGGAGGACGTAG TGACGTCGAGGTGGTGGCCTCACTGTTGAAGCGCTTCCTGAGACTGGATCAGacgcagcagaagcagcaggatTACGAAGACTACGGAGAGGACGACAGCACAGACTCGGATAATGAGGCAGACTGA